TTCTAGCAAATAATGATTAGTTTCTAATCCATAAGTATGTTAAGTGAGAAGGATCTGTCAAAGGTTCATCTTAGCCTTAACCCTTAAGTTTTTTAGGTTAACTATGAAGCTTCGATACTGGATCATTGGCTGCATTCTTTTGATTTTATCTCTAAAGGCAATTGAATTTAAGCCTAAGTCGGCTGATTTTTGGTATAGCAGAGGCGTAGTGTTAAGGTACTTAAACCGCAACGATGAGGCGCTTACTTCTTACGACAAGGCAATTCAATTGAAGCCTGACTATGCTGATGCTTGGTATAACCGAGGCATTGTGCTAAGGAAGTTGAAACGCTACCATGAGGCGGTTGCTTCTTATGACCAGTCAATTCAATTGAAGCCTAATGAGCCTGATGCTTGGAATAACCGAGGTAATGCGCTAAGCGATCTCAACCGCTACCATGAGGCCCTTGCTTCTTTCGACAAGGCAATTGAAATTAAGCCTGACTTGGCTGAAACTTGGAATAACCGAGGCACTGTGCTAAGGGACTTAAAACGCTACGAAGAGGTCTTTGCTTCTTATGACAAGGCAATTGAATTAAAGCCTGACTATGCTAGTCCTTGGTATAACCGAGGCAATGCGCTACAGGATTTGAACCGCTATGAGGATGCGGTTGCTTCTTATGACAAGGCAATTCAATTAAAGCTTGACGATGCTGCTGCTGCTTGGCATAACCGAGGCAATGCGTTATATTTGCTGGGACGAAATAAACAAGCACTTGAGTCTGTGGAGAAGGCACTGCAAATTAATCCGAATTTTAAACAAGCGCAGAAATTACGAAAAACGATTTTACAAAAGTTAGGGCGCTCAAAATAATAGGGTATCCATTGTTTTAAGCTGAATTAATTCTGTCTCAGAAAATATCAGATTGGGTTGAATAAATCTAATATTTTTTATATGAAAATAATCAATTAAGGCTGGATTTTGGTTGATATATCAAAAGTTTTACAAGAGGCTTATAAATATTCGGAAAGCCTTTTATAAATTCACTAAAATTAAATAAAAATGTGATTAATTAACCCAAATGAGGAAAAACAAAATGGAACCGGAAGACAAAATTAAAGAACAGTTTGATCGGGCTGCCGGCGCTTATAGCACCTCGCCAATTTTTGCTAAAGGACACGATCTCAAACTGATGGTAGAAGCCGCAAAACCGGCACCCGATATGACAGTTCTCGATGTCGGATGTGCAGCCGGCCACACTGCATTTGCCTTCGCACCGCACGTTCAAGAAGTTATCGGTGTCGATATTAGTCAGGGAATGCTTGCAGAAGCCTCCCAGCAAGCCGATGCGCGAAATATTACCAATGTGCATTTCCAAGAAGCGATCGCATCTTCACTTCCGTTTGCAGATCAGCAATTTGATATTGTTACCTGCCGGTATGTTGCCCATCACTTCCCTAGCTTAATGCCGGCAATCACTGAAATTTACCGAGTTCTCAAAGCTGGGGGACAGTTTCTGGTCGTAGACATTATTTCACCCGAAGAACCGGAACTCGCAGCCTTTATTAACCAAGTCGAATTATTACGAGATCCCTCTCACAGTCGTGACTGGATGATCTCCGAGTGGCAGGCAGCAGGAGAGGAGATCGGAATGCCATTAAATGCGATCGCACAATGGGACTTACCGATTGATTTTGCCGACTGGACAGCGCGGCAGCAGACGCCACCCGATGCGATCACCCAACTCGAAACACTTTTAGATAGCGCTTCGCCGGCAGTCCAGTCAGCTTTTTCAATTGTGAAAAAACCACAGCGTTCATTCCACCTTTGGTCAGTTCTTTTGCAAGGAACGAAATAAAAACCTTATTGCTTGCTAAAAAACTGAATCATTTGATTTCGCTTATCAGTGGAAAAAATCTATCTCTGCTGCCCCTGAAATTCACCCGATTTTGGAGATTTCACGCCTTCGATACTGCAATATTACAGCGAATGGGAATTAAGCTTTCGACACCGGCTTCAAAAACAGCCAACTCACAAAAAAGAAAGACGCTGTAAATAATTGAACCAGATCCAAAGCAGATAAATAGCCATCAGAGAAAGAAGCAATGCTTCTATCGGTAATGCCAAATACCCAAGAGGAGATACCCAAAAGCCAAATCCCGTTTCTGAGGTTTCCTAAAAAGATTGAGAGTTCGGAAGGTTGCTGATTATTCATGGTTTCCGCCCTTTTTCTTGAAATATCTCGATTAATCAACCGTTTCAAGGGCTTCAGGTCTTGTTCGAGTTCCTTTACTCCCTTTGTAACTTCATGTTAAGAAATGTTTTTTTTAATTGCCATAATTCCAAAGAAAGACTTATGCACGATTTGGCATCCGTGATATCTACCGAAAGATAGAGTTACTTCCTTTGGCTCAAGACGTTACAAGCACCGCAAGCCATCCAGCAAAATCAGATTCGCTGATTTATGGCCGGTTTTTGCAGATTGAGCAGCCGGTAGTCGGGAAGCCGGTTGTAAGGCTTTTAAAGTAAAAGAGTAAAGAGTAAATGTCACCGAGCTAAAACGATGGTGAGAAAAATTACACTTTGGCTGCTGTGGGCCGGCTTTATCGCCTACGCTTTCTTCTTGACTCCGGAACGCCAAGCCGCTTCAATCACGCTGCTGAAGAATTTATTTACCCTTCAGTGGGCTGCCATCAACCCGATTATTCTGTCCATATTCGCTTTAATTGGCATTTTGCTGCTGATTTATAGCTGTGTTCTGTTTATTGATGGCAGAATGCAAAAGATTCCTTTCTGGCCATTTGTCGCTGCCGGCGCGGGAACCGGCGTGATTGGCTTGATTCCCTATTTGGCGCTACGCGAATCAAATCAAACATTTTCTGGCGACAAGGATGCGTTTCTCAAGCTGATGGACTCGCGCTGGACTGGCGTAATTCTCAGCCTCAACACCCTTGCTTTGCTTGCATTTGCTTGGCTAGCCGGCGACTGGGGAGATTTTGTTGGGCAGTTTCACAGCAGCCGGTTTGTGAATGCAATGACTGTGGCGTTTTGCTTGTTCTGCCTGCTCTTCCCCACTGTGCTAGGCGATGACATGGCGCGGCGGGGAATTGAGGATCAACGCGTTTTCTGGGCAGTTGCACTGGTGCCGGTGCTTGGGCCATTAGTTTATTTGTGCCTACGTCCGCCGCTATCGCTTTCTGGGGCAGATGCCGGTGTGCGTCAGGCAAGCGCCGCAACGCGATCTTAATTTAAGTTGAATGGCACGTTCGGTCAGCGTTTTTTGCCGCAACGTGTCTCAACTGTAACAGCCTCTGGCGGCTGGGGACTTCAGACTCAGAACTGACAAAGGTTCTGGGTTTTTTACGCCCTCGAAACTTTAAAGGCGTTGCTGTACAACCCCAGATAGATTTATTTTAGTTAAGTATTTCTACCTATAGACTGAGATGGAAAAGAACAGGTTGCTTTAATATATCTTTATAAATAAAAAAAAGCAAAGCGGCATTGGCTGAGAAATGTTGCCCTGTGTTTCCTAGCTTTTAGAATATGCCCCTTTAACATCTTTTCCCTGAGCCGGTCGATGTTCATTATCGCCCATTTTTACTCAAAAAAATTGAGCGGTTAATTTCTCATGAGTTCATAAAATTTTAATGACTTCCTATTTAAGAAGAAAAGCCGAGCAGAGAAATGATTTAACCCCTATGTTACTAAATTAAGTTGCAATCTTATGTTATTCAATAGCTCAGTTTTTATTATCTTTGTTACCGTTACTTTCTTTATTTATTATATTCCACAATTTCAGAAAATACAGGTTCCCGTTTTAATTGCTGCAAGCTTCATCTTTTATGGGTGGAGTTCGCCGGCACTTCTCATTTTACTTTTAATCTCGATCCTTATTAATGGCATTACTAGCTACAAAGTTGCTAACGCTTCTCAAAACCGGGAGCGTTTTTTTTGGGCATTGAGCGGAGTCGTTGCCAACTTATCAATTCTCGCTCTTTTTAAATATGGCGCATTACTCACCAATCTTTCCCTTAAAATCTTTAACGCATCCACTACGCCTGAAGACGGTTTAATCTCTGTCCTTTTACATTTACCTTTACCAATTGGGATTTCGTTTTATACATTTGAAGGAATTAGTTTGGTTGTTGACGTATTTCGTCATCAAAATTTGGTTGCAGCAGGAACCTCGCTGCCGACCCGTTCTTTTGTTAACACCAACCTGAAAAATCACTTAGTTAACACCTCATTCTTTCTGGCCTTCTTTCCGCAGATTTTATCTGGGCCAATTGTGAGGGCAAATGATTTTTATGACCAAGTCAAGCCTAAGTTTATTCAAAGTATCCCTTGGCCGATTGTTTTCCGTTCCTTGGTTTACGGATATTTCTTAAAAATGGTCGTTGCCGATAATTTAAAAGACTATACATTTTGGATTAACTATCCCTACTATCAAGGATTAGGAACATTAACAAATTTAGTCTTGCTGTTCGGCTACTCAATGCAAATTTTTGCAGATTTCGCCGGCTACTCTTTAATTGCAATCGGTTTAGGTGCCGCCTTTGGTTATACTCTGCCAGAAAACTTTAATTTTCCCTATATTTCTCGTTCCCTTTCTGAATTTTGGCGACGCTGGCACATCTCCTTATCAACTTGGTTGCGAGATTACTTATATATCCCTTTGGGAGGTAATAGAAAAGGGGAAGTTAGAACTTATATAAATTTGATGGTTGTGATGACTTTAGGCGGACTCTGGCACGGTGCAGCTTGGAGTTATGCAGTCTGGGGGATTTTTCATGGCATTGGCTTAGCGCTGGAAAGGTTCTTTTTTGGCAGACTGAAATCGATAAAAAAATCTGAAGATGAGTTGCCGGCTTGGAAAAAGTTTGCAATTGATTCACTTCAAGTTTTATCTGTTTTTTGTTTTGTTTCCTTAGGATGGCTTTTGTTTAAATTACCTCGATTTGACCAAGCTATGGACTTCTTGGTAACTTTGTCTCGAAATATCTGGATCAAGCCAGATTTCAATCATATCCTTCCAGTATTCATTTTTTCTCTGCCGGTTATCCTGTATCATTTACCTCACTTTCCTACCTTACAAACTTTTCAAGCTCAAAGCTTAAACCCAATAAAAAGGAGGCGTTGGCGTCTGCTAGAAGACGTGTTGATGGGGATTATGCTGGCACTTTTAATTTTGAATAAGGGGAGCGCTAATGAGTTTATCTACTTCCAATTCTAAAACGGTTTCGACTGATTCCACCTCAGAAATTCGTTCTATATACAGAGCGATCAGCATCGGCTTGCTTTTGCTGTTAGGGTATCATGTATTAGTGAAACAGAGAGTCGTGCCGGCAACTTCGGGAATCAATCAGGCGCAAAGTAATGTGATTAAAGCCCAAAAGTATGTTTATGAAAATCCATCACCGAAGTTGATTTTAGTGGGTAGCTCTCTAACTGCTACGATTAAACCCAAGGACATCGGCAGTCATGTGATTAATTTAGGAATGGCGGGAGGTTCTAGTCAAACCGGCCTGGAAATTGTGAAGAAAGAAAAATTAAAATCAGCGATATTACTCGTAGAAATTAACGAAACAATTGAGCGCAAGCTCGATCAGCAATTGCTTGACTCGATTTATGAGCCGGTGTCACACTTCAGCCAGCTTCATTTTCCGATGTTACGGCAAGAATATAAACCTGTGGATGTTTTGGTTCAAGCCGTTAAAAATCGCTTGAAATCTGCTAAGAAAGAAGAGAAAAACGAGCCACCGGCACAAGCGGAAAACTTCAATCCAAAATTGAGAGAAAAAGTTCTAGCACAACAAATCAGCGCCAAGATGCAGCCACTCTCGCAAAGTGAGCGGCAAACCTTAAAAAGTGCAGCGAAATCGATTAAAACTCAAATCGCAGAATTGCAAAAACAAGGGTTACGAATTATCCTCTATGATCTGCCGGGAGAAAAGCAAGTTAAGAACACGATAGAGGAAAAACAAATACAGCAAATCATGCGAGAAGAGTTTCCGGCAGATACTTATGAATGGCTGCCGGCACCAGCCTTTAAAAATTGGGTCACTTCAGACGGAAGCCATCTAGTGAGTTCGGACGCGCAAGCCTATGCTGTTTTCCTACGAGATAAACTACTAAAGACGCCTTTTTCTGTATCTCGCAACCCGGGAACAACACAGCTAGAATGACCATCGCTATTGATTTTGGCACGAGCAACACCGTCATCGCTCGCTGGAACCCAGCCACCCAGCAGGCAGAAACACTGAAACTGCCGGCCCTCTCAGTGCAGTTGGCACAGAATCCCCCCTTAATTCCAAGTTTGGTTTATGTTGAAAATGCCGCGCATGGTGAGATCGTTGCCGGTCAAGCAGTGCGCGACAAGGGACTTGACCTCAAAAACGATCCCCGCTTTTTCCGCAGCTTTAAGCGGGGAATTGGCACCGATATTCAAGGATTTCTCCCCGAACTCGATGGCAAAACCGTCACGTTTGAGCAGGTAGGGGAGTGGTTTTTAAGCCAAATTATCGACCAAATGAAAACAATTTGGCCAGATGTGGGCGAATCTCTGGTGTTAACCGTGCCGGTGGACAGCTTTGAAGCTTATCGCCACTGGCTAGGTAAAGTTTGTCAAAAGCTGCCGGTGGAGGTGGTGCGGATGCTAGATGAACCCACCGCCGCCGCTTTAGGCTATGGGCTGGCAGACAGGCAGCTTTTGCTGGTGGTAGACTTCGGTGGCGGAACCTTGGATCTGTCCCTGGTGCGCTTAGATGCCGGTGGTAGTGCAGCAACCAGCAAAAAACCGCTTGGTTTCATTCTCAAATGGGGTGAAAAAACCCTAGCTGAATCTTCCGCACAGAAGGTAAAAACTGCTCGTGTTTTGGCAAAAGCCGGCCTAAATTTAGGCGGAACTGATATTGACAACTGGCTCGTTGATTACTTCGTCGCCAATCAAGGTCTAACGAAAGCTCCCTTAACCACTCGCTTAGCTGAACGGTTAAAAATTCAACTTTCTTTACAGCGGCAGGCGAGTGAAGTTTATTTCGATGATGAAACCTTAGAAAGTTACGAATTGCAACTAGATCGCGCTGGATTTGAAGAAATTCTTAAAGAACACGAGTTTTTTGAAAATCTCGATGAAGCGATGACTCAAGTTTTGCAACAAGCGCGACGTCAAGGCATTGAAGTTTCAGATATTGATGCAGTTTTATTAGTCGGCGGCACTGTTCAAATTCCCTCGGTTCAAACTTGGGTGCAGCAGTATTTTGAGGCTGATAAAATTCGTTGTGAAAAACCATTTGAAGCAATCGCAATCGGCGCTTTGCAACTCACACAGGGTATAGAAATCAAAGATTTTCTCTATCACAGTTACGGCATTCGCTACTGGAACCGGCGCGAAAACTGCCACAGTTGGCATCCGTTAATTCAAGCCGGCCAGTCTTACCCTATGAGCGACTCGGTAGAATTAGTTTTAGGTGCTTCTGTTGAAAACCAACCCAGCATTGAATTAATTATTGGGGAGTTAGCCGCACAAACCGGCGGCACGGAAGTGTATTTCGACGGGGATCGTTTAGTTACGCGCAGTTTAGCAAGCGGTCAAACTGTAGTGCAACCCCTCAACGATAAAGAAGGCGCACGCAGTATCGCTCAATTGATGCCTCCCGGCTTTCCAGGCAGCGATCGCGTCCGAGTTCAATTCCAAGTAGATGATCGGCGCTTCCTTAAAATTACGGTGGAAGACTTGCTGACCAATCAAACTTTATTGGAAGATAAGCCGGTTGTCCAATTAAGTTAAGAATCAGACTAAAAGGTGACCCCAAATTCGGTTATACGCAACTAATAATCCTGGCTTACTGAGAAGTTTGGGGTTAACAACAAGAGTTTAGCGAAACCGGATTTGGGATGAAATACAAACTCACTTAAGCTTTTAGTCAGTTTTAACTAGACTTTCGCTATTAGCCCGGAAATTAATTTCCGGGCAAGCTTGCTAATTGCTATTGAAATTACTTCAATATTTCAGTTAACCGCACTCCGCAATTTATTTATGCACAATCACCGGCGTTCCGACATCTGCCCAGTTAAACAACCACTCCGCGTGATTGACGGCAACGTTGGTGCAACCATGACTGACAGGGGTGCCAAATTTGTTATGCCAGTACGCCCCGTGAATTGCGTAACCGCCAAAATAATACATAGTGAAAGGCACATCAGGAACGTCATAGTCGTCCCCTTGCATTCTGGCGACACGATGCTTGGTTTGAACGGCAAACGCGCCCGTAGGAGTGGGGGTTCCGTCTTTGCCGGTAGAAATGACGATGGCGTAGACGCTTTTATCACCTTCCCAGGCAACTAATCGCTGCTTTGCTAAGTCTATTTCAATCCAGCGCTGACTGGATTCTTGTAGATTTAAAATAGCGTTTGCAATTTTATTATGCTCAGCATCTGCAAAGGCAGGCTCTGCTAAAAAAGGAGCTGACCAAGCACAAAAGGTAGAAACAATTAGCGAGGCACCGGCCCAGAATGTGCCAGAGCGACGCAACCAAGAAGCGTTGTTTGTGCTATTCATCGTTTACCACTCCTGGGATTTTAAAACTGTAAAGCTTCTCATCTGCCTTTTCCAGCATTTAACTACAAATGCTTACCTGCTAATTTCGGCAAATCGGGAGAATTTCTTTTGATGAGCTGTTAAGCCGGCAAGCTATCTTCTAAAATTATCAGCGATCCATTATTAATTAGCAATTAGCAGACCGCTAGTCGCTCTTTAAGCTTTGCAAAAGGTTATCCGCTCGTTGTGCGATCGCCTCCCAATCTCGCGCCTCTACCCATTGCTTGGGAAATAAATCGCCGGCTAAACCCACCGCCACCGCACCGGCTTCGATAAATTCCCTGGCATTCTCTAAGGTGACGCCGCCGGTAGGAATCAGGGGAATGTTGCCCAGTGGTGCTTGCAAGCTTTTAATATAGCCGGCACCCCCCACCACTGAAATGGGAAACACTTTCACCGCATCGGCACCGGCTTGCCAACCCCTGACAATTTCTGTGGGGGAAAGTGCTCCCGGCACAATCGGGATGCCGGCTGCAACTGCTGCGTGAATCATCGTCTCTTCTGTGTGGGGAGTGAATAAAAATTGAGCGCCGGCTGCGATCGCTTCTTTTAACTGAGCGAGGGTTAATAGGGTGCCGGTGCCGATCGTACATCCAGGCAACTCAGCTCGCAATTGGGTGATCAGTGTGCCGGCGCGATCGCTATTCCAAGTTATTTCAATTAAACGCATCCCGCCGGCGGCAACCGCCTTAGCCAACTGGAAACCCAATTCCATTTGGGGGGAACGAACCACCGCAATAGCGCGATGCTCTTGCAACAAAGTTAACCAAGGAGAATCGAATATGTTCACAATTTGCGATAGACTCAGTTTTTCGCGAGCGATCTTTTAAAATATCACCCTGCTAAATCAGTCTCTAGGGAGAGCAAGTTGGGGCGCTCAAACTTTTATATTTTTCTTATATTAATAATTTGCGGGGATAACAGCATGGCTCTGGTCAAACTGGAAGACTTTTATCCCAACTATCGCCAAAAAGTTTTAGGCGGCAAAGATATTCAAACCTTTGATGTATATGCGGGTCAGACGGATGAAAAAATCGGCACCGTTTTCGATGATGTCGTCGATCTAACAGGCCGGTTCCGCTATCTGGTAATTGATACAAGCAATTGGGGGATTCAGAAAAAAGTTTTGATACCCATTGGCTGCTGCCGGCTCGACAATCGCACACGACGCGTTTATGCCCTAGGTATTCTTAACAAAAAGCACATAAAAGAATTACCAGAGTATGCGGATGGGGTAACCGTTGATTACAATTATGAAGAGTACCCAAATCAAGTCACACTCCCTCTAGAGAATCCCCCCAAATCTCAGGGCAATCAACCCACTCTTCCTCCCGAAAAAATAGATCGGCCTCCCTCTGTAACTCAATCAGCCGGAACATCAAACGTTTCACCTCTACGAAGAACGCCTGATTACCAATAAATCTCGCCATCAGACAGGGGAGATTGTGATTGGCAAGCGGGTTTAAGCCAAAATCGTTGAAGTTTCAGTGCCGGTTGAAAAAGAGCGAATTGTAATTGAAAGAACAACTCCAGCCGATTCCGCCCGCGTGATGCCGGCGCATGAACTTGCTTTCCGCGCGGGGAAGTTATCGGCATCAAAATTGATAAAGAAACCGCTGATATTCACAAAGAATTCTTTGTGCGAGAACAAGTCATCATTATTAAAAAGAAGTTGCTCGCCACACAGTAGACGCCACAGCAACCTTGCGGCGAGAAGAGTTAGAAGTTAATCGTGAAAGCTTGCGTGCCGGTGAAGAAAAACCACAAGTGCTTTAATACCTCCAAGCGGGCTGCGCTTTCAAGTAATCATATCTGCTGACTGAATTAAACTTAAATACTAAAATTAGCCTGATCTCATTCAAAAGACTGAGACACATAGCTTTTCATGATCCTACAAAGCGTCTAGCGTTTTGTGAGTTTAACTACTATAACCTGATCTGTTTATGAAATGTTGTGGGATTTCAGTTAGCTGGAATGCCTATTTTGTGGTGAAATCGATTAAATTTTTTTTAAATTGTGGTTTATATTTCTTAATATTTATCGTGCTACTTTAGGAGGATAGCTAACAATTCTTAATTTTTAACCTTTCTTACCTTAGGGAGATAACTAATTCTGGGTAGTTTCCTAAGATAGTAAGCGTAGATACAAAAGGAAAAAAAAGTTATGGCTCTTGTAAAACTAGAAGATTTTTACCCCAATTACAGAGACGAGATTTTTGGCGGCGATGATATTAAAGGTTTAGATGTCTACGCCGGCACCTCTGAAGAAAAGATTGGCACCGTCCATGATGCGTTAGTAGATGAGTCAGGACGCTTCCGCTATTTAGTTCTCGATACAGGTTTCTGGGTGTTTGGCAAGAAAGTGTTGCTACCTATCGGTTCTTGCCGCATTGATTATGATGCACGGCGAGTTTACGCCACCAATCTGCTGAACAAAGAACAAGCAGAAAGACTACCTGCTTACGACGAATTACAACCCATTGATTACGATCACGAAGAGCAAGTCAGAGACGTTTATCGCGCCCCCGCCACAACTGCCGGTGCGACTGCCGTTCAACCGACTGCCAACACCGCTGATCGCGACACCTATACCTATGATCGCGAACCGACTCTCTACAACATGAACGAGCGCGATCATTCAACCTTAAGACTCTACGAAGAACGCCTGATCGCCAACAAAACTCGTCAAAAAACTGGTGAAGTTACAGTTGGCAAGCGCATTGAAACCGAAACAGCACGCGCTTCTGTACCCATCGAAAAAGAGCGTGTGGTGATTGAGCGGACATCAGGGACAAGCGGCACTCCTGTTGCTCCTGGCGACGCTAACTTCCAAGCTGGAGAAGTCGCACGCTTGGAAGTTTACGAAGAAACACCAGACATTCACAAAGAAGCCTTTGTGCGGGAAGAAGTCGGTGTTCGTAAGGAAATTGCGCGTGAAACCATTGATGCTGAAGAAACCTTACGTCGTGAAGAGTTAGATGTTCACACGGAAGGCCGTCCGATAGTGGACACACGACCTGAAGATTCCACCAATCGCCGCATTTAAATAGCGCTTTCCCAGACATAGGGTAAGGCTGTTATTTAGCTGAACTCAGGAATTAACAACCGCGCAGGCGGAGCGCATTTTAGCTCTGCCTGTGCTTTTCAATAAAAACTAAGGAAACAAGAAAAATGGTAAATCAAGCTTCAGACAGCCGGTCTCAACAACCCCCAACCAATGCTCGACTTAAGAGTATGGTAGAAAAGCTGACAACTCAGTTAACGAATTTGGCTGTAAGAGACAATCAAGGACTATTGGTGGGGCAAATAAAAAATGTTGATCTCGCTCCCAGTGGCCAAATTAATTTAGTGGTTGTTGATCGCACGACTCAGCAAAGTTCTCGCTTGTTTCTGTTAAATAGCAAGCTTATCCAATATATTGATTATGCGAATAAATCAGTCTTTATAAACCTTACTCCCAATCAAATCGAACAACTACCTGAATATAGAACACTTCAGACACCACAAGTCACTCCTTCAGACCTTCCACCTAGACCCATTGATCGGGCACCAGAATCTTCTGAAACTGCACAACTTCACATGAAAACTCAAAGCACAAATGAATATTTAATGCATGAGTCTGACAGTTCACCAGAAGTTGTGGCAGAACACGAAATTCGCTTGCTAGAAGAGCGACTGGTTATTGATCGCAGCAGACAAAAAATTGGCGAAGTCATTGTTCGCAAAGAAGTTGAAACTCGGATAGTTGAGGTTCCCGTTCGACGTGAGAAACTCATTATTGAACAAGTTGGACCTGAACATAAACAACTCGCAGAAATTGATTTAGGGCAAGGAGAAGTGACCGGCGTCGAGTTGCTTGACGGCGCGGTTTCTGACGCTCACCCCGTTATAAAAGGTGAATTTAATTCTCCGGAAGTTGCCAGTAAAATTTTAAAAGCAATTGCCGACCGGCCTAATCACGGGTGCGCGAAAGTGCGAATAGAAATTGTGATGGAAGATGCAGAACTTCTGCCAACTTACCAGCAGTGGTTAACTCGCTATTCCGATAACGCTTAAACTTGCCCTCACCCTCACCTTTGCCGGCTCTGTTTAGCTCAACGATTCCAATCAGCGAATTAGCACTAGGCTGGCAATTGCAGGGAAGCGCAAGTTTTGCATTTTCTTCTGGCAAACTTGAATTTGGTTTGCCCACAGCGCCTAGTGAGCGGTTTCTTCCCTTCCTTAAGGGTGCGATTGCCTGTACCGAAAAACAAAAAACGCCCAACAACTGGGCGTATCCATCAGGGTGCATCTATGTTTTTAGTCTAACCCCTCAGGGGTGTAACCCAGCAGGCTTCGTCAAAAATTTACGTTAGTATGAAATCTTCGTAAATTACAAGCCGGCACAGGTTTATCGTAGCCAAGCCAAAAGCCGAAAATAAAAAACGCCCAAAACTGGGCGCGTCCATCAGGGTGCATCTACATGAATTCAATTTAGCATCTGGGGGGTATCACCCCTCACTTGCTTAACAAAACTTTACAATCAGGGGGGCAGATGAGGGATTCTCTGCATTTCTTCCATTCTTCCCTAGCCCCTAGCCTCTCTGACTCGA
Above is a window of Microcoleus sp. FACHB-672 DNA encoding:
- a CDS encoding YsnF/AvaK domain-containing protein, encoding MVNQASDSRSQQPPTNARLKSMVEKLTTQLTNLAVRDNQGLLVGQIKNVDLAPSGQINLVVVDRTTQQSSRLFLLNSKLIQYIDYANKSVFINLTPNQIEQLPEYRTLQTPQVTPSDLPPRPIDRAPESSETAQLHMKTQSTNEYLMHESDSSPEVVAEHEIRLLEERLVIDRSRQKIGEVIVRKEVETRIVEVPVRREKLIIEQVGPEHKQLAEIDLGQGEVTGVELLDGAVSDAHPVIKGEFNSPEVASKILKAIADRPNHGCAKVRIEIVMEDAELLPTYQQWLTRYSDNA